One genomic region from Yarrowia lipolytica chromosome 1C, complete sequence encodes:
- a CDS encoding uncharacterized protein (Compare to YALI0C08987g, similar to uniprot|P15705 Saccharomyces cerevisiae YOR027W Heat shock protein STI1), with the protein MSADELKAQGNAAFAAKDFPTAIDHFTKAIEASPTPNHVLYSNRSACHSSLKNFDDALKDAQSCIDINPQWAKGYGRKGAALHGKGDLIGAKDAYEEGLKLDPSNAQNKAGLESVERAIMAEAQGDGTTPDMGLGDMFSNPANLAKLASDPEVKEYMKDPEFVKKLGELQKNPMAALSGMQQDPRLMKAMALMLGIPTDMQGKASEDKAAHDAQQDVEMKDSEPAKPAEAPKAAPKTESKPAAEPVSDEKKQADEEKALGNTAYKAHKFDEAIAHYNKAYSIHEDITYLNNRAAAEFEKGDYETCIKTCEEAITKGREVFADYKVLAKSFSRCATAYVKLDNLPKAIELYNRALTEHRTPDTLSKLRAAEKDLKNKETQAYIDPAKAEEAREEGKEKFAAGDWPGAVKAYTEMIKRAPENPIGYSNRAAALAKLMSFPEAVVDCDAAISKDPSFIRAYIRKANAYFAMREYSKCVDTCTAALEHDKEGKSKAEIEALQYKAMSARFQAQEGETPEETMERASKDPEIVQILQDPIMSSILNQARENPAALQDHMKNPEVARKVQLLVAAGIIRTR; encoded by the exons ATGTCTGCTGACGAA ctcAAAGCTCAAGGAAACGCAGCCTTTGCTGCTAAGGACTTCCCTACCGCCATTGACCACTtcaccaaggccattgaAGCCTCTCCCACCCCTAACCACGTGCTCTACTCCAACAGATCCGCCTGTCACTCTTCTCTGAAGAACTTCGACGatgctctcaaggacgcccAGTCTTGTATTGACATCAACCCCCAGTGGGCTAAGGGCTACGGTCGAAAGGGTGCTGCCCTGCACGGAAAGGGCGATCTGATTGGCGCCAAGGATGCCTACGAGGAGGGTCTCAAGCTGGACCCCTCCAACGCCCAGAACAAGGCTGGTCTGGAGTCTGTCGAGCGAGCCATCATGGCCGAGGCCCAGGGCGACGGCACTACCCCCGATATGGGTCTTGGTGACATGTTCTCCAACCCCGCCAATCTTGCCAAGCTGGCCTCCGACcccgaggtcaaggagtACATGAAGGACCCTGAGTTTGTTAAGAAGCTCGGCGAACTGCAGAAGAACCCCATGGCTGCTCTCTCAGGCATGCAGCAGGACCCCCGACTCATGAAGGCTATGGCTCTGATGCTCGGTATTCCCACCGACATGCAGGGCAAGGCTTCTGAGGACAAGGCTGCCCACGACGCCCAGCAGGACGTTGAGATGAAGGACTCTGAGCCGGCCAAGCCCGCCGAGGCCCCCAAGGCTGCCCCCAAGACCGAATCTAAGCCCGCCGCCGAGCCTGTGtccgacgagaagaagcaggccgatgaggagaaggctctCGGAAACACCGCTTACAAGGCCCACAAGTTCGACGAGGCCATTGCTCACTACAACAAGGCTTACTCCATCCACGAGGATATCACCTACCTCAACAACCGAGCCGCCgccgagtttgagaaggGTGACTACGAGACATGCATTAAGACCTGCGAGGAGGCCATCACCAAGGGCCGGGAGGTGTTTGCCGACTACAAAGTGCTGGCCAAGTCGTTTTCGCGATGCGCCACCGCCTATGTCAAGCTCGATAACTTGCCCAAGGCTATTGAGCTGTACAACCGGGCTCTCACCGAGCACCGAACCCCCGATACTCTTTCCAAGCTGCGAGCCGCTGAGAAGGATCTTAAGAACAAGGAGACCCAAGCCTACATTGATCctgccaaggccgaggaggcccGAGAGGAAGGTaaggagaagtttgctGCCGGCGACTGGCCCGGCGCTGTTAAGGCTTACACCGAGATGATCAAGCGAGCTCCCGAGAACCCCATTGGTTATTCCAACCGAGCTGCTGCCCTTGCCAAGCTCATGTCTTTCCCCGAGGCTGTGGTTGACTGTGATGCTGCCATTTCCAAGGACCCCTCATTCATCCGAGCCTACATCCGAAAGGCTAACGCCTACTTTGCCATGCGAGAGTACTCCAAGTGTGTGGACACCTGCACTGCAGCCCTTGAGcacgacaaggagggcaagTCCAAGGCCGAGATTGAGGCTCTGCAGTACAAGGCCATGTCTGCTCGATTCCAGGCCCAGGAGGGCGAGACTCCCGAGGAGACCATGGAGCGAGCTTCCAAGGATCCCGAAATCGTGCAGATTCTGCAGGACCCCATCATGTCGTCTATTCTCAACCAGGCTCGGGAGAACCCCGCCGCTCTGCAGGACCACATGAAGAATCCCGAGGTTGCCCGGAAGGTCCAGTTGCTGGTTGCCGCCGGTATTATTAGAACTCGATAA